A window of Deltaproteobacteria bacterium genomic DNA:
ACAGAACTTGCAAACCTTGTCCAGATCCTCCGTACATTTGCATGCCTTCCAATTCACATGTTGTATCCTTAAAAGTAATCCACGCTCTTTGCGCTTTCACAAGCCGAGACAACAATTCTTTGTTTTCCTCAAGAGAGCTGGTTTTAAGTTTGGAAACTAGTTTTTGATATTTCAGATTTAACTGGACGTCTGTTTCTTTAAATACATCATCCAAACACATTCCTATGGAAGCGTTATCTGGCATGTCTTGACAGTCGGTCAGAGTCTTTGAAAAAGAACTCTTCCCACTTAAACTAATTATAAAAAACGAAACTAAGAAAATCACTTTTTTTAAATTCATAAAATCCCCCATATTATCTAGTTGATAATGTTTAACCTTGTTATTTTTAATGTTACTTTTAATGCTACGTTTAGTTGTTGCTAAAATCGTTGATAAAATCATTCTCCGCTTATAACAGAAATTCTCTGAAATGGTACTGACTAAAAATATTACATATAAAAAAGTATTTATTCTCTGTAAATAAAACATGAATTTAAAATAGGACTCTGAAAAATTTATCTTATATTATTTTTTGGAGCAGAAATTGAAGATAATACGATGAAGTTGAATCTGTTATTATATTTTTTGCAGACTGCAAATTACCGTACAAAACAAATTCAGTATATTAATTCAAATTTTCTTGTTACTGATTAACCAATTCATATGACAGATAGTCTTAATATATGAAGTAAATGGGCGGGTTGTAAGGCATCTAACTTTCAAAATCTTCTTGGTTAGATGCCTTATTTTTTTTCTCTAAGATCGTTTTCTCTAAAATAGAGGCTCTTAACCTTACCATCTCATTTTGGTGACCCAATAATTTAAGTCCTTCCTGCTTTAGTTTTGCCAAAAAATCATTCGTAGTATAGACCACTTCATCTTTTTTATAGTAATGGCTAATCAGTTCTTCTATTAAATAGAGCGCACTGGCTTGAAACAAAGGTGTCCCCGACTTAATCCATTGTATCACGGTTTCAGTTTCCTTTTTAGCTAGCTCTTTTTTAAGTTGAGC
This region includes:
- a CDS encoding DUF1311 domain-containing protein; this encodes MNLKKVIFLVSFFIISLSGKSSFSKTLTDCQDMPDNASIGMCLDDVFKETDVQLNLKYQKLVSKLKTSSLEENKELLSRLVKAQRAWITFKDTTCELEGMQMYGGSGQGLQVLSCLLDMTEKRIEDLNRYQDFVF